In the Gordonia westfalica genome, one interval contains:
- a CDS encoding DNA-methyltransferase: MSIYYQDDLVTLYHGDCREVMADMADRSVDVVITDPPYTERTHGMAKTNRGAGHGIKAVTFAAISDADLRAVLAECGRVSASWVVTSLDYAHAFAFDQGPPVGLRSLRIGVWVKPNPMPQISADRPGQGWEAISFLHRADTKPAWNGGGKAGVWTYPVVQNTGHPTAKPLPMVEDWVRLFTNASETVFDPFAGSGTTLIAAANENRKAVGVELEERYCELIAKRLSNQTMALDFGDAS, encoded by the coding sequence ATGAGCATCTACTACCAGGACGACCTGGTCACCCTCTACCACGGCGACTGCCGAGAGGTCATGGCAGACATGGCAGATCGGTCGGTCGATGTGGTGATCACGGATCCGCCGTACACCGAACGCACACACGGAATGGCAAAGACGAACAGGGGTGCTGGTCATGGCATAAAGGCCGTCACGTTCGCGGCGATCTCTGACGCTGACCTGCGGGCCGTACTCGCCGAGTGTGGGCGGGTCTCGGCGAGTTGGGTGGTCACGTCGCTTGATTACGCGCACGCTTTCGCCTTCGACCAGGGTCCGCCGGTCGGGTTGCGCTCGCTGCGCATCGGTGTCTGGGTGAAGCCCAACCCGATGCCGCAGATCAGTGCCGACCGTCCCGGGCAAGGCTGGGAAGCGATTTCATTTCTACACCGCGCCGACACCAAACCGGCCTGGAACGGGGGTGGCAAGGCTGGCGTGTGGACGTACCCCGTCGTGCAGAACACCGGTCACCCGACGGCGAAACCGCTGCCAATGGTGGAGGACTGGGTGCGCCTGTTCACGAACGCCTCGGAAACGGTGTTCGACCCGTTCGCCGGTTCGGGCACCACGTTGATTGCTGCGGCGAACGAAAACCGTAAGGCGGTCGGTGTCGAGCTTGAGGAGCGTTACTGCGAGCTGATTGCGAAACGCCTCAGTAATCAGACGATGGCTCTCGACTTCGGGGATGCGTCATGA